The Gloeomargarita lithophora Alchichica-D10 genomic sequence TAAATCCATTCCCTAACGCACCAACAGCACCGGGCTATCGGCGTGTACCCGCACGTAGTCCGATAGGGAATTGCCAATCAAGCGGTCTAAGTCAACCAGGTTACGGGCAATGGTGGGACGACGATCCGGGGAACCCAACAGCACCAGGTCGGCGGCCACTTCCTGCGCCAACCGACAAAGGCTCATCCCTGGGTTGCCTTCACTGACCACACAGCGATACTTCAGCCCCCGCTGGCGCACCTTTTGGATCGCCTCGGCCAGGGTGGGGCTGGCCGACGGGTTTTGCGCCAATTCCGCCAAAGTTACCCCTGGTAAACTGGGGTTTACATCCGCCAATACCAATTCTCCCCCCTTCAGGTCGCTGAGCAAAAACAGGGCGAATTCTAGGCTTTGCTTGGCACTGGCGGAGCCATCATAAGCCACCAGGATGCGCTGAATTTTTTCCACATAGGTACTATCTTTCACCAACAGCATGGGGCGGGAAGCCAGTTGAAACACATACTGACTGACGGAGTTTTCCAGAATCGCCCGCAGTCGCCCCAACCCCCGGGAACCCATGATCAGCAAATCCACATCCAACTCATCCGCCACCTGGGGAACCACGTCCTTGGGGTCGCCCTCCCGGAGCATGGTGGTCACCTGGGCGGGTTTCAAGCAGGCGTTGGTATCCCCACCCAGACGACAGACATGGATTTTGGCCAGGGAATTTTTGAGAATTTCCACCCCTTCCCCCTGTTTGGCCACCATATCCTGCGCCGAGGCTTGGGGGGTGACCACGTGGAGTACCATCACCTGGGTCTGGGCGATACAGGGCAGGTCAATCAGGGCGTTGAGCATTTCTTCCGTGTGACCACTGCCGGACACCGCCACCAGTATTTTCCGAATCATAGAGTTTACCTCCTCCGTTCTGAACCTATCTATAGGCTTAGACCAGAAACCCATCCAGCAAACCATTTCTTCAGGTTTCTTCAAATTGACGGCCAGGGTTTTTCCTGCTCTTGCGGCGACAACCTGAACCCATTTAACTTGATCGGGTTCCTCTGTTATGCCAAAACTCAACCGGGGGGATTCACAATTTTGACGGGAGCTTGATCCCGCAGACCATCCCCGCCCCGCAGGACAATTTTTTGGCCGGGACGCAATTCGGGATGGCGGATCAACACCTGGGTGCCCATATCCGTGACCAGTTCCACCGGTAAGGCTTGGGCTTGGGGGGGGTCGCCCGCCTGGATCATAAACACCAGCCATTCTTGGTTGCGGCGGGTGAGGGCATCCCGGGGAATCACCAGACCAGCAACGTTGTTACTACTTTGTAATTCGGCTTGTACCGCCATGCCTGGGAGTAACCCCGCCGGGGGATTATTCAACCGCAGGCGCGCCTGTTGACGGCGGGAACTGGGGTCGGTGGCGGGAATCACCGCACTGATGGGAGCCGTGGTTTGCCAACCGGGGAGACTGCGGCTGGTCAGGGTCACCATTTGGCCGGGACGGATTTGCCCCGCCAGGATTTCCGTCAGTTCTAGGTAAATGTCCAGTTCGTTGGCATCCACCAGGGTCACCACCGGGTCATCGCTTTGCACCAAACTGCCCACACTCACGGCGCAGGTACGGACGGAACCATTGCTCAGGGCGGTAATGCGAGTGCGTTGGTTTTGGAGTTCTAATTGCTGTACTGATGCTTGGGCGGTAGCCACCCGTGCCCGTTGGGTGTCCCGTTCTTCCCGGGTGGCACCGGCCTGGGCTTCGGCGAGGGCGGCTTGGGCACGCAGGCGTTGGCTCCGGGCATCCTCCAGGGCGGCGCGGGCTTCCACCAAGGTACGTTCGGCGATGGCTCCCTCCTTGACCAGTTGGCTGTTGCGGTCTAACCGGTCTTGGGCTTCCCGTTCCCGGGCTTGGGCGGCCTTGAGTTCTGCTTGCCGTTGGGCAATGATCTCCGGGCGGGTGCCGACTTCCAAACGAGCCAGAGCACTGCGTTCCTCAGCGAGCCGGGCTTGGGCTTGGGCGAGGGCAATGTTTTGGTCACGGTTGTCCAAAACCACCAGGGTTTGCCCCGCCCGCACCTGATCCCCCGGTTGCACGAGCATTTCTTTGACCAATCCGCTGGTCTGTGCCCGGATGGTGGCCTGGGTCAGGGCTTCTACTTGTCCTAATAAAGTATTGCGAGTTATGCCGGTTCCCGTTTGAATTTCTGTGACTTCTACGGGACGGGGGGGTGGGGCTTTTTTGCCGGTGTTGGGGGGGGCGGGGCGCCACCAAAGGGTCAACGCCCACAGAATGCCCGCACCGGGGAGCAACCACAACCCATAATTTAACCAGCGGCGGGGGGAAGCCATGGCACTATTTCAGATTGATAGAGTTAATCTCATTGTGCCAAATCTGCCAAAAATTATTACCAAACCGAAAAACGAATTTTAGGGAGGGGCGGCGAATACCCGCAGGGGCAGGGTCGGTTGGCGCAGGCGTGCGGGGGTCAGGGGGGGCGCACCGGGGAATAAATGGGTGCGGAAAAATTCCCGGCTCAGGCGGGCAAAGGTCTGGGGAATGGGCGGCAGGCGTTGGGGTTGGAATTGGCGAGCTTCGTCCAGGCCATCCAAGTGTTGGGCACTGGGCAGGATAACTAAGTAATAGTCTTTGCCCCGCAGTCCTTGAAAAGGCTGAATTTGCTCCGGCAGTACGGGGGTGACCCAATCTTGGCCGCCGCCAATCAGCATCACGGGCACCCGCAGGGAACTTAATCCCTCGGCTCCCAAAATCCCGCCAATGGGGGGGTTGATGGCCATGACGGCGCGAATCCGGGGGTCGGGGGCGGGCTGTGGCCAGGGGGTGAGCGCCAGGGCACGGCATTGCAATAGCACCAAAGAAAGATTCAACAGTGCCAAGTCGCTCTGGCATTGGGCGTTTAACCCCTCACGCTGGGGTTGGGCACCGGCGGCCACCAGAACGGTGTAGCCCCCCAAGGAATGTCCCACCAGTCCTACCCGTTTCAGGTTGAGTCGTTGTCCCTGGGGATGGTGCGCTAAATAATCCAAAACCCGCCGGATGTCCTGGGGGCGTTCGCTAAACTCGCTGAGCGCACTTTGAGCGGGGTGGGTAATCACAGCAGCGGCGATGCCTTGACTGGCCAGGGATTCGCCCAGATACATTAAACTACGCCCGGTTTGGCCGATGCCGTGGCTGAACAGCACCAGGGGCACCCGCTGGGAGCCTGGGGGATAAAACAGGTGTACTTTGAGCAAACGCTGGGGCGCATCG encodes the following:
- a CDS encoding alpha/beta hydrolase; amino-acid sequence: MFIMPVNLRIWQYGRQFFGLWALLGLALPTPPALAAERLALVTGDTTWTVTLADVTTWIDGGQPQGSLAPLAQLLAPPALAGLRDWLTRPVPLTPGQSQRLLYSEAGSQALQRLGQFFIPPDPQALKYALTLVVRQQKPITALHLLQSYPSDTVAVDALAVANVLLNAQTQQQQTAQALAAMLLLTPAGTSPPFSGQPWQAQTWVFTPPDAPQRLLKVHLFYPPGSQRVPLVLFSHGIGQTGRSLMYLGESLASQGIAAAVITHPAQSALSEFSERPQDIRRVLDYLAHHPQGQRLNLKRVGLVGHSLGGYTVLVAAGAQPQREGLNAQCQSDLALLNLSLVLLQCRALALTPWPQPAPDPRIRAVMAINPPIGGILGAEGLSSLRVPVMLIGGGQDWVTPVLPEQIQPFQGLRGKDYYLVILPSAQHLDGLDEARQFQPQRLPPIPQTFARLSREFFRTHLFPGAPPLTPARLRQPTLPLRVFAAPP
- a CDS encoding universal stress protein, coding for MIRKILVAVSGSGHTEEMLNALIDLPCIAQTQVMVLHVVTPQASAQDMVAKQGEGVEILKNSLAKIHVCRLGGDTNACLKPAQVTTMLREGDPKDVVPQVADELDVDLLIMGSRGLGRLRAILENSVSQYVFQLASRPMLLVKDSTYVEKIQRILVAYDGSASAKQSLEFALFLLSDLKGGELVLADVNPSLPGVTLAELAQNPSASPTLAEAIQKVRQRGLKYRCVVSEGNPGMSLCRLAQEVAADLVLLGSPDRRPTIARNLVDLDRLIGNSLSDYVRVHADSPVLLVR
- a CDS encoding efflux RND transporter periplasmic adaptor subunit, giving the protein MASPRRWLNYGLWLLPGAGILWALTLWWRPAPPNTGKKAPPPRPVEVTEIQTGTGITRNTLLGQVEALTQATIRAQTSGLVKEMLVQPGDQVRAGQTLVVLDNRDQNIALAQAQARLAEERSALARLEVGTRPEIIAQRQAELKAAQAREREAQDRLDRNSQLVKEGAIAERTLVEARAALEDARSQRLRAQAALAEAQAGATREERDTQRARVATAQASVQQLELQNQRTRITALSNGSVRTCAVSVGSLVQSDDPVVTLVDANELDIYLELTEILAGQIRPGQMVTLTSRSLPGWQTTAPISAVIPATDPSSRRQQARLRLNNPPAGLLPGMAVQAELQSSNNVAGLVIPRDALTRRNQEWLVFMIQAGDPPQAQALPVELVTDMGTQVLIRHPELRPGQKIVLRGGDGLRDQAPVKIVNPPG